A section of the Leptidea sinapis chromosome 26, ilLepSina1.1, whole genome shotgun sequence genome encodes:
- the LOC126972562 gene encoding uncharacterized protein LOC126972562 — protein MSDSSESVTDVGSRKDDNVTTRRTRRVRVSTERENKGMQIIKIKVPLFSPEDPELWFALLEGQFLSHFITDDVTKFYNVTNNLDVQFAKHVKDVIINPPPNNKYDKIKTELIKRLSASHEKKVKQLLTHEELGDRKPSQFLRHLQDLAGPSVPDDFLKSMWSNRLPHNIQTVLASQQTQSLEQLADLADRIHELTSPCNVAAASSSRAYTSNQSDEIAELKKMVQHLTLKLEEHTKTSCYSMDRSRPRDRRRSSSRHRNRSESSYRKFPVCWYHSKFGAQAHKCLKPCDYNKAGNAAGSR, from the coding sequence ATGAGTGATAGCAGTGAATCTGTAACAGATGTTGGTTCGCGTAAGGACGACAACGTGACAACGCGACGAACTCGACGAGTGCGCGTTTCCACTGAGCGTGAAAATAAAGGAATGcagattataaaaattaaagttccCCTGTTTTCACCCGAGGATCCGGAATTATGGTTTGCACTTCTAGAAGGTCAGTTTCTAAGCCACTTTATTACTGAtgacgtcacaaaattttataatgtgaCAAATAATTTAGACGTGCAGTTTGCAAAACATGTGAAGGATGTAATTATTAACCCTCCACCTAACAATAAGTACGACAAGATTAAGACAGAGCTTATTAAGCGCTTATCCGCTTCGCACGAGAAAAAGGTTAAGCAATTGTTGACGCACGAGGAGCTCGGTGATAGAAAACCTTCACAATTTCTGCGACATTTGCAAGACTTGGCTGGCCCTTCTGTACCTGATGACTTTCTCAAATCCATGTGGTCCAACCGACTCCCGCACAATATCCAAACAGTACTGGCGTCACAACAAACCCAATCTCTGGAGCAGCTGGCAGACCTGGCAGACCGTATCCATGAGCTCACGTCACCATGTAACGTCGCCGCTGCTTCCTCAAGCAGGGCATATACATCGAACCAGTCAGATGAGATTGCGGAGTTAAAGAAGATGGTTCAGCACCTGACTCTTAAGCTGGAAGAGCACACTAAGACTTCTTGCTATTCTATGGACCGCTCGAGACCACGTGACCGTCGCCGCTCATCATCGCGACACCGGAACCGGTCAGAATCCAGCTATCGCAAGTTCCCTGTGTGCTGGTACCATAGCAAGTTCGGAGCACAGGCGCATAAGTGCCTGAAACCATGCGACTACAACAAGGCGGGAAACGCCGCCGGCAGTCGGTAG